One Littorina saxatilis isolate snail1 linkage group LG12, US_GU_Lsax_2.0, whole genome shotgun sequence genomic region harbors:
- the LOC138981667 gene encoding tetraspanin-1-like: MSCSASTKCLLVFFNAIFLLIGLVMFAVGLTVHLNAEFSQKAFSSFVDKLDEAAKEAGKSVDTSDFNIAEVVGSITIVLIVLGLVIAIVAFLGITGATCCVKHVLIVYLVITLVLFLAQLIMLLIFVIDRSVYDDAVKPALKDTIQEEFTGFEGNDAPSLIWNALMIELKCCGVDSYRDFTGAKKWSDGLSNGGTYVIPRACCEEINNDKTCTNGIVDADNNKNTGCYEKLYDYVVSDAVVIGAAAGVLGFQLLLLILTIVILKTAAAVEPDF; this comes from the exons ATGTCTTGCAGCGCAAGTACAAAATGCTTACTGGTCTTCTTCAACGCAATTTTCTTG CTGATAGGCCTCGTTATGTTCGCCGTCGGGCTGACGGTCCATCTCAACGCGGAGTTCTCCCAGAAGGCCTTCAGCTCTTTTGTGGATAAGCTGGACGAAGCCGCCAAGGAGGCCGGCAAGAGTGTGGACACGTCCGACTTTAACATTGCAGAGGTCGTGGGCAGCATCACCATCGTGCTGATCGTCCTGGGGCTCGTCATCGCCATCGTGGCCTTTCTGGGGATCACCGGTGCCACGTGCTGTGTTAAGCATGTCCTCATCGTG TATTTGGTCATCACCTTGGTGCTGTTCCTGGCACAGCTGATCATGCTTTTGATCTTCGTTATCGACAGGAGTGTG TATGACGACGCGGTGAAGCCAGCCCTGAAGGACACCATACAGGAGGAGTTCACCGGGTTTGAAGGGAACGACGCCCCCTCCCTCATCTGGAACGCCCTCATGATTGAG CTGAAATGCTGCGGTGTAGACAGCTACCGTGACTTCACAGGAGCCAAGAAGTGGTCGGACGGACTGTCAAATGGAGGAACATACGTAATACCTCGGGCCTGTTGCGAAGAAATCAACAATGATAAAACCTGCACAAATGGCATTGTTGACGCAGACAACAACAAGAATACG GGGTGCTACGAAAAGTTGTACGACTACGTGGTCTCTGATGCCGTTGTCATTGGGGCTGCTGCCGGCGTGCTGGGATTCCAG CTGCTTCTTTTGATCCTCACAATCGTCATCCTGAAAACTGCTGCAGCAGTGGAACCTGATTTCTAA